Proteins found in one Homalodisca vitripennis isolate AUS2020 chromosome 4, UT_GWSS_2.1, whole genome shotgun sequence genomic segment:
- the LOC124361144 gene encoding skin secretory protein xP2-like — MRYIVVIAAVIVTAWARPRFLSDQYGVPSLAPAPTGAFAPAPAPSAPTSVSTAAFAPAPAPAFAPAPIVGSPSNFAPAPVEGPVSSFAPAPTSVSTAAFAPAPITGSSGNFAPAPVAGFAPAPSPTSGSTAAFAPAPAPAFGPAPGASFAPAPPPASVSTAAFAPAPAPAFGPAPGAAFAPAPSPASVSTAAFAPAPAPAFGPAPGAAFAPPPSSSYGLPSF; from the exons ATGAGATAT ATTGTCGTAATAGCTGCTGTCATTGTGACTGCCTGGGCTAGGCCTCGGTTTCTTTCCGATCAATATGGTGTTCCCAGTTTAGCACCTGCTCCAACAGGTGCTTTTGCTCCTGCTCCAGCTCCTTCTGCTCCAACTTCTGTATCTACAGCAGCATTTGCTCCAGCTCCTGCACCAGCATTTGCTCCTGCCCCAATAGTTGGCTCTCCATCAAACTTTGCTCCTGCTCCAGTAGAAGGTCCAGTTTCATCATTTGCTCCTGCTCCTACTTCTGTGTCTACAGCAGCATTTGCTCCTGCTCCAATAACCGGCTCTTCAGGAAACTTTGCACCTGCTCCAGTTGCAGGTTTTGCACCAGCTCCTTCTCCAACTTCCGGATCTACAGCAGCATTTGCTCCTGCCCCTGCACCCGCATTTGGTCCTGCTCCTGGAGCATCTTTTGCACCAGCTCCTCCTCCAGCTTCTGTATCTACAGCAGCATTTGCTCCTGCCCCTGCACCCGCATTTGGTCCTGCTCCTGGAGCAGCTTTTGCACCAGCTCCATCTCCAGCTTCTGTGTCTACAGCAGCGTTTGCTCCTGCCCCTGCACCTGCATTTGGTCCTGCTCCTGGGGCAGCTTTTGCACCACCTCCTTCATCATCATATGGGCTTCCATCATTTTAG